In a single window of the Thermus amyloliquefaciens genome:
- a CDS encoding type II toxin-antitoxin system Phd/YefM family antitoxin, with protein sequence MPKVAGRKKLVNIAEAKAQLSRLVKRVERGEVILIGRYGRVVAKLVPPDTPPKPKRVPGIWKGKVWIAPDFDEPNAEIARMMEEGPIEPSAR encoded by the coding sequence ATGCCTAAGGTGGCTGGCAGGAAAAAGTTGGTCAACATTGCGGAGGCCAAGGCCCAGCTCTCCCGGTTGGTGAAGCGGGTGGAGCGGGGAGAGGTGATCCTCATCGGTCGGTATGGGCGGGTGGTGGCCAAGCTGGTGCCGCCTGACACCCCTCCTAAACCGAAGCGGGTGCCTGGAATCTGGAAGGGAAAGGTCTGGATAGCCCCCGACTTTGACGAACCCAACGCCGAGATCGCTCGGATGATGGAGGAAGGCCCGATTGAACCTTCTGCTCGATAG
- a CDS encoding type II toxin-antitoxin system VapC family toxin: protein MNLLLDSHILLWWLSDDERLTRKARRLIQKADRVFVSAATTWELAVKASLGKLRMPEGLLEVVEEEGFTHLPITPEHAMAVLSLPWHHRDPFDRMLVAQAMVEGLRLVSADEGLLPYGRFVILV, encoded by the coding sequence TTGAACCTTCTGCTCGATAGCCACATCCTGCTGTGGTGGCTTTCCGACGATGAAAGGCTGACCCGCAAGGCCCGTCGGTTGATCCAGAAGGCCGACAGGGTCTTTGTGAGTGCGGCAACCACCTGGGAGCTGGCCGTGAAGGCATCCCTGGGTAAGCTCCGGATGCCGGAGGGTTTGCTGGAGGTGGTGGAGGAGGAAGGGTTTACCCATCTCCCCATCACCCCAGAGCACGCCATGGCGGTGCTGAGCTTGCCGTGGCACCATCGTGACCCCTTTGACCGGATGCTGGTGGCCCAGGCCATGGTGGAGGGCCTCAGGCTGGTGAGCGCAGATGAGGGGTTGCTCCCTTACGGGAGGTTCGTGATCCTGGTTTGA
- a CDS encoding cold-shock protein translates to MKKGTVKWFNAEKGYGFIQQEEGPDVFVHFTAIEADGFRTLNEGDRVEFEVEPGRGGKGPQAKKVRRL, encoded by the coding sequence ATGAAGAAGGGTACCGTCAAGTGGTTTAACGCGGAAAAAGGCTACGGGTTCATCCAGCAGGAAGAGGGTCCGGATGTGTTTGTGCACTTCACGGCCATTGAGGCCGATGGGTTTCGCACCCTAAACGAGGGTGACCGGGTGGAGTTTGAGGTGGAGCCGGGCCGGGGCGGCAAGGGCCCCCAGGCTAAGAAGGTCCGCCGCCTCTAG
- the surE gene encoding 5'/3'-nucleotidase SurE, with protein MRILVSNDDGIFSPGIKALGLAMRALGEVYVVAPDVEQSAVGHGITVRRPLRFKHTASAGFGEVPAYRVDGTPADCVVLGVHLLGRPDLVVSGINIGVNLGLDLTHSGTVAAALEGASLGIPSIAFSLDTSGEELNFTLAAEWAVRIARRVMQEGLPKGVLLNVNFPAGMPKGIMVTRLSTHHWEDKVVERLDPEGRPYYWIAGTPVGEEEEGTDLYAVRRGYISITPVSLDFTASHLLAQVEKWMEGL; from the coding sequence ATGCGCATCCTGGTTTCCAACGACGACGGCATCTTTTCCCCCGGGATCAAGGCCCTGGGCCTGGCCATGCGGGCCTTGGGGGAGGTCTACGTGGTGGCCCCCGATGTGGAGCAGTCCGCGGTGGGCCATGGCATCACCGTAAGGCGCCCCCTGCGCTTCAAGCACACCGCCAGCGCTGGCTTCGGGGAGGTGCCCGCCTACCGGGTGGACGGTACCCCCGCCGACTGCGTGGTGCTGGGGGTGCACCTTCTCGGGCGGCCGGATTTGGTGGTCTCCGGCATCAACATCGGGGTGAACCTGGGCTTGGACCTCACCCACTCGGGCACGGTGGCGGCGGCGTTGGAGGGCGCCTCCTTGGGCATCCCCTCCATCGCCTTCAGCCTGGACACCTCGGGGGAGGAGCTCAACTTCACCCTGGCGGCGGAGTGGGCGGTGAGGATCGCCCGCCGGGTGATGCAAGAGGGCCTTCCCAAAGGGGTTCTCCTCAACGTGAACTTCCCCGCCGGGATGCCCAAGGGGATCATGGTCACCCGGCTTTCCACCCACCACTGGGAGGACAAGGTGGTGGAGCGCCTGGACCCCGAGGGAAGGCCCTACTACTGGATCGCCGGCACCCCGGTGGGGGAAGAGGAGGAGGGCACGGACCTCTACGCCGTGCGCCGGGGCTACATCTCCATCACCCCGGTGAGCCTGGACTTCACCGCCTCCCACCTCCTGGCCCAGGTGGAGAAGTGGATGGAAGGCCTCTAG
- a CDS encoding SAM hydrolase/SAM-dependent halogenase family protein — MRPVFFLSDFGLEDPYVGVVKAVLWARAPGVPVLDLAHGLPPQDLRRAAYALFEALPYLPEGAVVLAVVDPGVGTSRRAIAALGRRFYVGPDNGLFTLAWLLDPPMRAHEIAFISPPRPAGILPPPGWAPGGHTFHGRDLFAPAAAHLALGLPLEGLGPQLPPEGLRRLPLSLSQGPEGEVLTFDRFGNAITTLLRAPVGGWVEVGGRRVAIRHTFGEVGMGEAVAYLGSAGLLEVAVNRGSARETLGLEEGMPVRLL; from the coding sequence ATGCGTCCCGTCTTTTTCCTTTCCGATTTTGGCCTCGAGGACCCCTACGTGGGGGTGGTCAAGGCGGTGCTCTGGGCAAGGGCCCCCGGGGTGCCCGTCCTGGACCTGGCCCACGGCCTGCCGCCCCAGGACCTGCGCCGGGCCGCCTACGCCCTCTTTGAGGCCCTCCCCTACCTGCCGGAAGGGGCGGTGGTCCTGGCGGTGGTGGACCCGGGGGTAGGCACGAGCCGGCGGGCCATCGCCGCCCTGGGAAGGCGCTTTTATGTGGGCCCCGACAACGGCCTCTTCACCCTGGCCTGGCTCCTGGACCCCCCCATGCGGGCCCACGAGATCGCCTTCATCTCCCCTCCCCGCCCCGCCGGTATCCTCCCCCCACCCGGCTGGGCCCCCGGAGGCCACACCTTCCACGGCCGCGACCTTTTCGCCCCCGCCGCCGCCCACCTGGCCCTGGGGCTTCCCCTCGAGGGGCTTGGCCCCCAGCTACCCCCGGAAGGCCTCCGCCGCCTACCCCTAAGCCTGAGCCAAGGGCCGGAGGGAGAGGTCCTCACCTTTGACCGCTTCGGCAACGCCATCACCACCCTCCTGCGGGCCCCCGTGGGGGGGTGGGTGGAGGTGGGGGGCAGGCGGGTGGCCATCCGCCACACCTTCGGGGAGGTGGGGATGGGGGAGGCGGTGGCCTACCTGGGAAGCGCGGGGCTTTTGGAGGTGGCCGTGAACCGGGGAAGCGCCAGGGAAACCCTGGGCCTGGAGGAGGGCATGCCGGTGCGCCTCCTCTAG
- a CDS encoding tetratricopeptide repeat protein — MRVILGFLLLLGLDAWAQGAEDYFSRCQRLYQQGALESAQATCELALTSDPEHRPSLLLLARIHLERGDLAQAENLLGRLGDEPEAQLLRARILLQKGQAQEVLRLPLPPGPEANLLQAMALEALHRYEEALGLAPGLPSTPEARLLRSRLHLALGRPQEGLALLGSTLRERLERGRLLFLVGKPQEAIALLEGLLPELTAQPELQRQALSLLALAYLGQGQLAQGQAALRQLAALENLPARFLAQAWPWLLVFLAFLLLVLLGESRIEPLRTLEVVEDPLPGPGSLYLTLLGGLLVSLLLTLFLGKALFANALALITPYQKDLILPSFYLFYGLLLFVSLLLLKRFRSRLPALLGPWSTWIEGFWVGPVLVLLLFVYGWARGFLGLGTLPLNLLAFLGLALMEPFFRGLVPLVLRERYRDLAPHLAVLLFAVAVPGPTFLLLLLGAGLLWAKERAEGTLGLALGWVVAGVILALLPALWLRAF; from the coding sequence ATGAGGGTTATCCTGGGATTTTTGCTCCTCCTGGGTCTTGACGCCTGGGCCCAGGGGGCCGAGGATTATTTCTCCCGTTGCCAGCGGCTCTACCAGCAAGGGGCCTTGGAAAGCGCCCAAGCCACCTGCGAGCTGGCCCTCACCAGCGACCCAGAGCACCGGCCCAGCCTTCTCCTCCTCGCCCGCATCCACCTGGAACGGGGGGATCTGGCCCAGGCGGAAAACCTCCTGGGGCGCCTGGGCGATGAGCCCGAGGCCCAGCTCCTTCGCGCCCGGATCCTGCTTCAAAAGGGGCAGGCCCAGGAGGTGCTAAGGCTCCCCCTCCCCCCAGGCCCCGAGGCCAACCTCCTCCAGGCCATGGCCCTGGAGGCCCTCCACCGGTACGAGGAGGCCCTGGGGTTAGCCCCCGGCCTGCCCTCCACCCCGGAAGCCCGCCTTTTGCGGTCGCGGCTCCACCTGGCCTTGGGAAGGCCCCAGGAGGGCCTGGCCCTCCTGGGCTCCACCCTAAGGGAAAGGCTAGAGCGGGGCCGCCTCCTTTTCCTCGTGGGGAAGCCCCAGGAGGCCATAGCCCTCCTGGAAGGGCTTTTGCCGGAGCTTACGGCCCAGCCCGAGCTGCAACGCCAAGCCCTCTCCCTCCTGGCCCTGGCGTACCTGGGGCAGGGGCAGCTGGCCCAGGGGCAGGCGGCCTTGAGGCAGCTGGCCGCCTTGGAAAACCTTCCTGCCCGCTTCCTGGCCCAGGCCTGGCCTTGGCTTCTCGTCTTTTTGGCCTTCTTGCTCCTGGTTCTCCTGGGGGAAAGCCGCATTGAGCCCCTGCGCACCCTCGAGGTGGTGGAGGATCCCTTGCCGGGGCCAGGAAGCCTCTACCTGACCCTCCTGGGGGGCCTTCTTGTCTCGCTCCTGCTGACCCTCTTCCTGGGAAAGGCCCTCTTCGCCAACGCCTTGGCCCTCATCACCCCTTACCAGAAGGACCTGATCCTCCCCAGCTTCTACCTCTTCTATGGGCTTTTGCTCTTCGTAAGCCTCCTTCTCCTCAAGAGGTTCCGAAGCCGCCTTCCCGCCTTGCTGGGCCCTTGGTCCACCTGGATCGAGGGGTTCTGGGTGGGACCGGTTTTGGTCCTGTTGCTCTTTGTCTACGGCTGGGCCCGGGGGTTCCTGGGGCTTGGCACCCTGCCCCTAAACCTCCTGGCCTTCCTGGGCCTGGCCCTTATGGAGCCCTTTTTCCGCGGCCTGGTCCCCCTGGTCCTTAGGGAGCGGTACCGGGACCTCGCCCCCCATCTGGCCGTCTTGCTCTTCGCCGTGGCCGTGCCCGGGCCCACCTTCCTCCTCCTTCTCTTGGGGGCCGGCCTCCTTTGGGCCAAGGAGCGGGCAGAGGGTACCTTGGGGCTGGCCTTGGGCTGGGTGGTGGCGGGGGTGATCCTGGCCCTCCTCCCCGCCCTTTGGCTTAGGGCCTTCTAA
- a CDS encoding trimeric intracellular cation channel family protein — translation MVEALVWLGTLVFAATGALKGVERGFDLLGVLVLATVTAVGGGSIRDVLVGTLPPTALRNEPLLWSVVLVGLLVFRFHPRVQALERPIYYLDTLGLGLFAALGAERGLEAGLGPFGVALAGTLSGVGGGVLRDVLSGEVPGILYRAGDLYASAALVGALLVYALHGLHPQGALFAGALATVLLRIFGRRLGLRLPTPK, via the coding sequence ATGGTTGAGGCCCTGGTCTGGCTCGGCACCCTGGTCTTCGCCGCCACGGGGGCCCTGAAGGGGGTGGAGCGGGGGTTTGACCTCCTTGGGGTCCTGGTCCTGGCCACGGTGACCGCGGTAGGGGGTGGCTCCATCCGCGACGTCCTGGTGGGGACCTTACCCCCCACGGCCCTGAGGAACGAACCCCTCCTCTGGAGCGTGGTCCTGGTGGGGCTTCTCGTCTTCCGCTTCCACCCCCGGGTGCAGGCCCTGGAAAGGCCCATCTACTACCTGGACACCCTGGGCCTGGGCCTCTTCGCCGCCTTGGGGGCGGAGCGGGGCCTCGAGGCGGGGCTTGGGCCCTTCGGGGTGGCCCTGGCGGGCACCCTCTCCGGGGTGGGGGGAGGGGTGCTCAGGGACGTGCTCTCCGGGGAGGTGCCCGGCATCCTCTACCGGGCAGGGGACCTCTACGCCTCCGCCGCCCTGGTGGGGGCGCTTTTGGTCTACGCCCTCCACGGCCTTCACCCGCAAGGGGCCCTCTTCGCCGGGGCTTTGGCCACGGTCCTCCTGCGGATCTTCGGGAGGCGGCTAGGCCTTAGGCTCCCCACCCCGAAGTGA
- a CDS encoding HD domain-containing protein, producing the protein MPSFAEALALMEAWTEGESLRRHMRAVEVAMRAYARRFGQDEELWAVAGVLHDMDYEKYPEEHPYRGVEELRRLGYPEEVLEAILGHASYTGVPRRTLMAKALFAVDELTGLITAAVYVRPDRSILGLELPSLKKKFKDKAFAKGVNREEIRMGAEALGLSLEEHMAFVLEAMKGEAELLGLK; encoded by the coding sequence ATGCCGAGCTTTGCGGAAGCCTTGGCCCTCATGGAGGCCTGGACGGAAGGCGAGTCCTTGAGGCGGCACATGCGGGCGGTGGAGGTGGCCATGCGGGCCTACGCCCGCCGCTTCGGGCAGGACGAGGAGCTTTGGGCCGTGGCCGGGGTCCTCCACGACATGGACTACGAGAAGTACCCGGAGGAGCACCCCTACCGCGGGGTGGAGGAGCTGCGGCGTCTGGGCTACCCGGAGGAGGTGCTGGAGGCCATCCTGGGCCATGCCTCCTACACCGGGGTGCCCCGCAGGACCCTGATGGCCAAGGCCCTCTTCGCGGTGGACGAGCTCACGGGCCTCATCACCGCCGCGGTCTATGTGCGCCCGGACCGCTCCATCCTGGGCCTGGAGCTCCCAAGCCTCAAGAAAAAGTTCAAGGATAAGGCCTTTGCCAAGGGGGTGAACCGGGAGGAGATTCGCATGGGGGCGGAGGCGTTGGGCCTTTCCCTGGAGGAGCACATGGCCTTTGTCCTCGAGGCCATGAAGGGCGAAGCGGAGCTTCTGGGCCTCAAGTAG
- a CDS encoding FUN14 domain-containing protein: MELPDLSPYLGQMTFGGLAGYAVGYALKKVGRLLALGLGLLFVALQLLAQAGYIQVDWTRLQKDVEPLLQQPGLQSLWDRLLRTLTYNLPFGASFVGGLVLGLRAG; the protein is encoded by the coding sequence GTGGAACTGCCCGACCTAAGCCCTTATCTGGGGCAGATGACCTTCGGTGGCCTGGCGGGGTATGCGGTGGGCTATGCCCTGAAGAAGGTGGGCCGCCTCCTGGCCCTTGGCCTCGGCCTCCTCTTCGTCGCCCTACAACTCCTCGCCCAGGCTGGGTACATCCAGGTGGACTGGACCCGCCTCCAGAAGGACGTGGAGCCCCTCCTGCAGCAGCCGGGCCTGCAAAGCCTTTGGGATAGGCTTCTGAGGACCCTCACCTACAACCTCCCCTTTGGGGCCAGCTTCGTGGGGGGGCTGGTCCTGGGCCTGCGGGCAGGCTGA
- a CDS encoding asparaginase, with translation MNAFVHVYRGELVENRHRVSLAIVGQEGLLAYGGNPALLAYMRSSAKPFQALALFLTGAVERFGLTEEEVALATASHDGTPQHVAVAARFLEKLGLGPEHLACGVHPPFSREARRALEEAGLSPTPLHHNCSGKHAGMLAAALAMGAPVEGYERPDHPVQRLNQKTLLELSGTQPAHATDGCSVPTFALPLARAARAFHLLARPEAAPEVYREPLLRVQKAMRRHPELVAGPGSIDTLLMERLPLVAKRGADGYYGLALLESPHGPLGVALKVEDGSSQAREVAVVALLRLLGLDPGPTPWDRPEVRNHRGLRVGHLEAQLDLTWV, from the coding sequence GTGAACGCCTTCGTCCACGTCTACCGCGGCGAACTGGTGGAGAACCGGCACCGGGTTTCCCTGGCCATCGTGGGGCAGGAAGGGCTTTTGGCCTATGGGGGGAACCCCGCCCTCCTGGCCTACATGCGCTCCTCGGCCAAACCCTTCCAGGCCCTGGCCCTATTCCTCACGGGGGCGGTGGAGCGGTTTGGCCTCACGGAGGAGGAGGTGGCCCTGGCCACCGCCAGCCACGACGGCACCCCGCAGCACGTGGCCGTGGCCGCCCGCTTCCTGGAGAAGCTGGGCCTGGGCCCCGAGCACCTGGCCTGCGGGGTCCACCCCCCCTTCTCCCGGGAGGCGCGAAGGGCCCTGGAGGAGGCCGGTCTAAGCCCCACCCCCCTCCACCACAACTGCTCGGGAAAGCACGCGGGCATGCTGGCCGCCGCCCTGGCCATGGGGGCCCCGGTGGAGGGGTACGAGCGGCCGGACCATCCGGTGCAACGCCTGAACCAGAAGACCCTCCTGGAGCTTTCCGGGACCCAGCCCGCCCACGCCACCGACGGCTGCAGCGTGCCTACCTTCGCCCTGCCCCTCGCCCGCGCCGCCCGGGCCTTCCACCTCCTGGCCCGCCCGGAGGCGGCCCCCGAGGTCTACCGGGAACCCCTCCTCCGGGTGCAAAAGGCCATGCGCCGCCATCCGGAGCTGGTGGCGGGGCCGGGGAGCATTGACACCCTCCTCATGGAGCGGCTTCCCCTGGTGGCCAAGCGGGGGGCGGACGGGTACTACGGCCTGGCCCTCCTGGAAAGCCCCCACGGACCCCTGGGCGTGGCCCTGAAGGTGGAGGATGGCTCCTCCCAGGCCCGGGAGGTGGCGGTGGTGGCCCTCTTGCGCCTCCTGGGGCTGGACCCCGGCCCCACCCCCTGGGACCGGCCGGAGGTGCGGAACCACCGGGGGCTTCGGGTGGGCCACCTCGAGGCCCAGCTGGACCTCACTTGGGTGTAG